TACCCAAGATTTTATTATTGTTTTATTATCAATATGAATTGTTTTGGTTTTTTCATTATTTATTTTTTTACTTTTAGAATCCTTCCAAGAAAGTGTTGAATCAGTTGTGATCATTATTTCAACGGTAAATAGGTCATATTCAATAATCATTTCTTTGCCAATTATATTTTGATATGTCAAACTCAATTCTTTGTTTTCTAACTTTTCAATTGAGTTATTTTCCTCAGCTATTGCATCATAATATTCCCATTCAAACTCAGTATTTTGTTTATAGAAAGGTTTTCCAAACATTATAATTTCGGCTAATTTTCTTTCATCGGTTTGTGCAGATAAAGTGGAAAATATTGCTGTGATTACAAATATTATGAATAAAGTTGAATTAACTAATTTCATTATTGTACCTTTCGTATTATTTCTAAATATTTATTTTAAGAATTTTAATTACCGCTTAACCACTGCTCAAAACTTTTATTTGTTTCACCAAAAGAATAACTCCAGTCCGGCAGAAGTCTTAAACCGCTATTACTTTTCCAAATAAAATTTACAGCTTCATTAATATCTTCAGTATTTACTATTTTGATTAAAAACATTTCGAATTCAGATAGGTTTTCATTTTTCATCTCACAATTAATATTTTGAGCAACTAAAGTATTTTGAATTATCTCAGCTTGTCTTAAATCATAAGTCGCCCAAACAATTCCATTATTTCCGTTTAGATAATCTTTTTCATTATATGAGATAACAAATTCTATTTTACTGCCAAATGGTAAAATTGGCGGATTTTCATTACTAATTGTTTTCCATTCAATTGATTTTTGAGGATCAATTTTAATTGTTCCGAAATTGCTATAAATTCCATTGATTGTAATTGATTTCACAATTTTCTATCGATTCTTACATGTTGAATGTTGGAAAACTCATTACAAAAGTAGCTTGAAATATTACGGATATCTTGTACTATTTACGCAAAAGTGTGGATTATTTGTTCAAATTGTTTTTTTTTGTAGAAAAATCTTTGTTTGGAAAGGAATTTAAGTTCAAATGATGAAGCAATAATTTTTATACTGTACTTTTTTTATATTCTGATGGACTAAAACCAAATTGTTTTTTGAATGAACGTGAAAAATATGCTTGATCGCTAAATCCGACCATATAACATATTTCTGCTACATTTCCGACATTATGTTTTAACAAATCCGCAGCTCTCTGCAAACGAAGTGATCTTATTAATTGTCCAGCTGGTTGATCAATTAGTGCATTTAATTTTCTATTTAGTTGCGAAATACTCATATTTACTTTAGATGCAATATCTTCAATTGTAAAATTTTCATTTTTAAAATTGGATTCAATAAATTTTAATACATTTTCCAAAAATTTTTGATCTACAGAAATTTCTGTGATTTCTGAAGGCTTTAGAATTGTGGATTTACTAAATTTCTTTCTTAATTGTTTGCGCTGATAAATTAAATTTTTTACTCTAACAATCAATTCTTTAGCACTAAATGGTTTGGTTAGATAAGCATCAATTCCGGTTTCCAAACCTTCTATTTTATCATCTAAAGCAGCTTTTGCTGTCAACATAATTATTGGAATATGGCTTGTTTTATCATTACTGCGAATTTTTTTACAAAATTGATAACCATCTATTTTGGGCATCATTACATCTGTAATTATTAAATCGGGAATTTCAGCTTCAGCTTTTTTAATTCCCTCTTCTCCATTTGATGCTTCAAAAATTTTATATTCATTTTCAATTTGCTCTTTTATATATGATCTCACATCTGAATTATCATCAACTATTAAAATAATTTCGGAATTTTTATTTTGTGAAATATTTTCCATCTGTGAATTAATTATTTCAACTTTTCCTTCTTTAAGAATTTCAATATCATTTTGATTTATAAATTTTGTGGAAAAATCGACCAATTGTTCTTTTTTCAAATTTAAATCGCCTATAGGAAGTTCTATTGTAAATTCCGTCCAATAATTTTCTTCACTTTCAACATTAATTTTTCCGTTATGAAGTAGAATTAATTCATTTGCTAAAGCTAATCCAATTCCGGTTCCTTCAAATTCGCGAGTGTTTGAACCTTCAACTTGATAAAATCGATCGAAAATATGAGGTAAGTGCTTTTTACTAATTCCTTTTCCGTTATCTTTAATTTTTATTAAAACTAAAGAATTTCCTCTTAAACTTAAACTAACCGAAACTTCGCCACCGGATTTTGTAAATTTTATTGAATTCGAAATAAAATTATAGAAAACTTTTTCCATTCTATCCGGATCAAAAATTACTGGAATGTTTTCTAAATCAGATTTGAATTTTAAACTAATTTTATGTGTTTCTGCAATAGATTCAAATGAATAAAATAAACTTTTTAGAAAAGAAACAATATTATGTTGTTTTGCTTCAAGTTTCATACTTCCGGCTTCAATTTTTGATAAATCCAATAACTGATTTATTAAATCTAAAAGTCTTCGTGCATTCCTATTTGCAACGTGAAGTTTTCCTTTTTCCTTAGTTTCAATATTTGAAGAAAGAACACTTTCTATTTGTCCCAAAACTAATGTAAGTGGAGTTCTAAATTCATGAGAAATATTTGCAAAAAAGTAAGATTTTAGCTGATCGAGTTCTTTTAGTTTTTCAAAAGCTGCTAATTCGAGTTCCAAAGAATGTTTTTTGCGAATTCGTTTTAACTCATAATTTCTAATAAGAAATAATATTCCCAAAAATATAAATGCATAAATAAGATATGACCACCAAGTTAAATACCAAGGAGGAAGAATTGAAAAAATATATGAATCTTCGGTTCCAATTTTTCCATAAATATTTTTGGATTTAACACGAAAAGTATAATCTCCGCTTGAAAGATTTGTATATTCCTTTATATTTTCATTACTCCATTCCGACCAGTTTTTTTCATATCCTTCAAGCAAAAATTGATATTCATTTTGTTCAGGTTTATCAAAACTTGTTGAAGTAAATTGAAATACCAAATCATTATTTCTAAAAGAAAAAATATTTTTTTTCGAAGTTTTTTTATTTTTTGTACCGGCATGAACTAATGAATCATGATTAACAATTACATTTCTGATAAATGTTGCAAATTTATCTTTCAGAAATCTATTATTTTTCGGAGAATACTGAATTAAACCTTCATCCGAACTTATCCATAAAATTTCTTTTTCTTCAATTGGATTGTAATCCGAATAAATTGTAAAAATTCTGCTTAAATCTAATCTTTGAAATTCCGGAGATGGTGTCCACAAATAATTATTGGAGTTTTGTTTTATAGCTTTACCAAATTTTAATCCATCTTCAGTTTTTGCCAAAATCCAAAAGTTATGATTTATGTCTTCTTCATAAAACTTTATTAAATGTGTTGAATTTGTAAAAGCTGCACCCAAAATTGAATCCGGATTAAAACTTTTTGTTTTTTCATCAAAATTGAAAAATCCTTTATCTGTTGCAAAAAAAGGTTTTTCATCAATTAATAATATTGATGCTAAATTTCCCGGAAGTTCCTTGTTGTTATCATAATAATCTATATTTATTTTAGTTGAATCAACAGCATCAAATAAATAAGTATCTTTGCACGAAATTTGAATCGCACCTTGGTAATAAGTTGTTAGCCATAAACTTCCATTTTCGTCTTCAATAATATTTGCAATTTCAAAAGGAACTTGAGGTAGTTTTATTAAAAGTTGAAATCTGCCATTTTTGTATTTTAAAATATTTATTCCTTCTCTATGGTTTACATAAAAAATATTCGTATCGATATTTGATTTGCATCCAACCGATGCAGTTAAATCAAATAATTTTTCAATTGTATTATCATCATTAACTTTTGAAATTCCATCCATTGTGAGAACAAAAAGTGAATTTCCAAATGAGAAAAAATTATAACCGCTTGAAGTAATTCCTTTAAATGTTTTGAATGTTAAAGTAGTTTCATCATAATGGAGAAGTCCGAATGAATTTGTAGCATAAATTTTATTTTTAAATCTATAAATTGATGAAAAATAATTTTTACCGGTTTTTTCAATTGGAAGAATTTTAAATGGTGAATCAATTTCAATTCTTGCAATTCCGTCTGTCATTGCCAACCATAAACTTCCTTGTTTATCGGGAAAAACATCATACACAATATCTGTTTTAAGTCCGTTTTTAGAATTAATATTCTGAATAAATTTTCCATTTTTGTCAATTATAATAATTCCGCCTCTTTGAGTTGCAATTGCAATATTTTCATTAAAAAGTTTACACGCATTATAAATTTTATTTTTAAATAAAAATTGATCGGCTTCGGTTTTGAATTTTGTAAAATTATATCCGCTATAAAGAAATAATCCGTTTGTGTTTGTAGTAATTAAAATTTTATCATTAAAAGGAATCATATCATAGACTCCAATACTTGCAAAACTTTCGCCATCCGGAATAAATTTAACTGAGTTACCAATTATTTTTTGTAATCCGATTCCATTATTTCTAACAAATATATCATCTCCAACTTTATATAATCTGTATGAAAAAACGGAATCAATAATTGTAATATTATTATTGTGAAAACGAAAAATTTGATCTTGGGTCTTAAAATAAATTCCATTTGAATTTTCAGCAACATCCCAAACATCTCCAAAATTTGGAATGTTTGAACTAATTTTACGAAGCGAAACAAATTGAAGTTGACCAATTGAATCTGCATCTAAATAACCAAAATCAGATGATGCAGCAACATAAATTCTTCCTTTTGAATCCATACACATTGATCTGACAATTGAATTGTTGCTGGTTTTTATTAATCTCCAAGAAGTACCATCATATTCAAGAATTCCCGAATCATTTCCAAAATACATAAATCCTCTTTGATCTTGAAGAATACACCAGTTTTGAAATCCAGAATTGTATTCATTTGGACTAAAATTTTTTACAAAAAACTGCCCAATTTTGCTTGAGTTAAAATTTTGAGAATAGTTGGAGTTGATGTTAATTAATAGGAGAAAAATAATTGCGTAGTAGAAGCAATGTATTTGAAAATAATAAAAAAACTTTTCGAAAATTATTTTCCCCAAAAAATAATTTCCTTTCTGTGCAATTTGCACTTTAAATTAATTTTACAAATACATAATGGAAAAATATTTATTCAACAAATGCGGATTCAACAAATTTTCTGAGTTGTTTAACTTCATTTTTACTTAGTTGCTGCCCAATTCTTGCAAGCATATAAACGCCGAGAATTAAAATTATTGTAATTGGAACAAGCCATAAAATTTCTGCGGAATAATCAAGACTTAAACGCGAAAGTCCCCAAAAAAGAAAAACAAAGGATGCTAATCCAAGTAGGAAAAAAGTGCCAGCAAAAGCCATCCAAATACTTTCACTTGGACCAATTACACCGCGAACTTCCGTTCCTTTTTCGGTTTCATCAATTTGGAGATTTAATTGAGGAGTCCAAATATGTTTTTCATTTTGAGGTGCACAAATTACAGCATAACCTTCTTTCGCCCAGCCTTTGCATGGTGAATTTGGATCTTCAATTTTTTGTTTTATTATTTCCATAACTTCAGTTTGACTAAGTTTAGAAATAATTTTTATTCTTGGTCGTAATTCTGCTGACATAAATTATAAAAAGACAATGTGTGCTAATAATATTAGTAAATATTTTACAAAAAGTATAATTAAATATTAAAAATCAAAATGGATTTAAGGTAAGTATTATTCTATTTGTTAATCAATTTCATGAGATAAATTATCATTCATCTTCATTCTTATCTTCATCTTCTTCCTTTAAACTAACTCCCATAAAATTCAGTTCAAAATCTTTAAGTAGTTCTTTAACATCTGCCAAATCATTTTCATTTACCATAAGAATTGCGGGCTCTAATAAAGGACGAATTGACATAAAATTTTCACCGTGAAAATAATAATCTATATTTCCATCAAGAAGACTTTTGATCATTGCAATATCTACTTGACTATATGTTTTTAAAACTTCTACATAATTAAAATTTTTATCCAATTTTTCTTCATCATCTCTATGAACCATATTGGGTGAAAATGCTGGAAGACAAATTGCAATATATTCGGTTTCTTCAAATGGAGTACTGTATCTGATCCATTCGTCTTTTTCCGTTAATATTGCTTCACCGGCTTTAACTTCAAAAATTTCATTTTCCGTTTCAACTTTTAAAATTCCCTTTAAAACAAAAGTATATTCATTAAATTCCGGTTTTTGTCCGGGCTCAATCCAACCTTTTGGACTTGTCATTTTGGCAATGCTTACTTCTTCGGTTTGCGAATTAACCCTTCCAAAATATTCTCTAATAATTTTTGGTTTATTTCCGGCAGATTCAATGATTGACGGCGATTTAATAATTTTTGGCATGTTTAACCTTTTTATTTTCAAAAGGAATTTAATAAAATATTATCAAAATAAAATTCTTCTGCTTGAGTGAAATCAAATTTTAAATAATTGTTAAATTTTATTTCATACCGGAAAGGATCTTTAACTTTGTTTCAAATTAGTTATTTTTCATTTAATAAAATCAAAATAGAATTGCTATGAAACTCAAAAATATTATCATATACATTTTTTTATTTTCAATAATTACTTATTCGCAAAATGATAAAAAGCCCAAACTTGTTGTTGGTATTGTCGTTGATCAAATGCGGTATGATTATTTGGAAAAATTTTATAATGAGTTTGGAAATT
The nucleotide sequence above comes from Ignavibacteriota bacterium. Encoded proteins:
- a CDS encoding response regulator, yielding MYFGNDSGILEYDGTSWRLIKTSNNSIVRSMCMDSKGRIYVAASSDFGYLDADSIGQLQFVSLRKISSNIPNFGDVWDVAENSNGIYFKTQDQIFRFHNNNITIIDSVFSYRLYKVGDDIFVRNNGIGLQKIIGNSVKFIPDGESFASIGVYDMIPFNDKILITTNTNGLFLYSGYNFTKFKTEADQFLFKNKIYNACKLFNENIAIATQRGGIIIIDKNGKFIQNINSKNGLKTDIVYDVFPDKQGSLWLAMTDGIARIEIDSPFKILPIEKTGKNYFSSIYRFKNKIYATNSFGLLHYDETTLTFKTFKGITSSGYNFFSFGNSLFVLTMDGISKVNDDNTIEKLFDLTASVGCKSNIDTNIFYVNHREGINILKYKNGRFQLLIKLPQVPFEIANIIEDENGSLWLTTYYQGAIQISCKDTYLFDAVDSTKINIDYYDNNKELPGNLASILLIDEKPFFATDKGFFNFDEKTKSFNPDSILGAAFTNSTHLIKFYEEDINHNFWILAKTEDGLKFGKAIKQNSNNYLWTPSPEFQRLDLSRIFTIYSDYNPIEEKEILWISSDEGLIQYSPKNNRFLKDKFATFIRNVIVNHDSLVHAGTKNKKTSKKNIFSFRNNDLVFQFTSTSFDKPEQNEYQFLLEGYEKNWSEWSNENIKEYTNLSSGDYTFRVKSKNIYGKIGTEDSYIFSILPPWYLTWWSYLIYAFIFLGILFLIRNYELKRIRKKHSLELELAAFEKLKELDQLKSYFFANISHEFRTPLTLVLGQIESVLSSNIETKEKGKLHVANRNARRLLDLINQLLDLSKIEAGSMKLEAKQHNIVSFLKSLFYSFESIAETHKISLKFKSDLENIPVIFDPDRMEKVFYNFISNSIKFTKSGGEVSVSLSLRGNSLVLIKIKDNGKGISKKHLPHIFDRFYQVEGSNTREFEGTGIGLALANELILLHNGKINVESEENYWTEFTIELPIGDLNLKKEQLVDFSTKFINQNDIEILKEGKVEIINSQMENISQNKNSEIILIVDDNSDVRSYIKEQIENEYKIFEASNGEEGIKKAEAEIPDLIITDVMMPKIDGYQFCKKIRSNDKTSHIPIIMLTAKAALDDKIEGLETGIDAYLTKPFSAKELIVRVKNLIYQRKQLRKKFSKSTILKPSEITEISVDQKFLENVLKFIESNFKNENFTIEDIASKVNMSISQLNRKLNALIDQPAGQLIRSLRLQRAADLLKHNVGNVAEICYMVGFSDQAYFSRSFKKQFGFSPSEYKKSTV